The Aspergillus nidulans FGSC A4 chromosome VII nucleotide sequence CTGACCTTGCGAACCTGTTGATAGGAGATGGATACGGGCATCAATCTAGCTGATTTGCGTGAGTATACGACCTCGGTAGACTACAAGTCTGATGTTCAAGAACTTGATCACTAATTGGACATGAATGACTAGCTGTTGACCGCGACTATGTGATACCCTCGTCCGCGGCCGGTATTCCGGCAGAGAAAGCATCTGCGATTATTTCCCAGTTTGAACGCAAACGAAGAgccgctgccatggcagTACCGACGGATGATACTCGAGTCCGCGCACGATTGCGAGAGCTTGGAGAGCCCATCACACTATTCGGAGAAGGGCCAGCGGACAGGCGAGATCGACTGCGAGAGCTGTTGACGGACATCGCAGAGAAGCAGgaagcggcggcagcggagGATATCGAAATGGCGGAGGcgggaggagaggaggacgaaggaGAGCAGCAAGAGGAGTTTTACACAGAAGGCTCCGATGAGCTTTTGAAGGCACGAAAAGCAATTGCGCGGTTTTCCCTGCCGCGCGCTAAAGCCCGCGTTGCGCGACAACGAGAGGAATCGACGATACCGCTGCGAACACACATCAAGCATCGCAAGGCGATCAAGGAAAAGTTACATAACTTCGATCTCTACGGGTCTCAGATTGCGGGCGATCGGCCCGTCAGTATTTGTCGGTTCGCGCCGGACGGACAGACAATTGCGACTGGTAACTGGGGTGGTGGTATCCGATTGCTGGGCGTGCcgaatctggaagagaagctttCAGTCAAAGGTCATACTGACCGAGTGGGTGGTTTGTCTTGGTTCCCCGGAGCTACGCTACCTGAGTCGAACGTATCTGAGTCAGCTGTCAATTTCGTGTCCGGAGGCGGGGAGGGTAATGTGTGCTTATGGTCTCTTGATAAGGATCAACCACTTGCTACACTTGAAGGCCATTCCGGCCGGGTGTGCCGAACAGAGTTCCACCCGTCGGGGAAATACATCGCATCAGCATCTTATGATACAACGTGGCGACTATGGGATGTTGAGACAACGGCGGAGCTACAGCTACAGGAAGGCCATTCACGGGAAGTCTATACTGTCGCATTCAACAATGACGGTTCTCTCCTGGCGAGCGGTGGTCTGGACAGTATTGGACGCGTCTGGGACCTCCGAACGGGCCGCACTGTCATGATCTTGGAGGGACATATCAGGGAGATTTTCGGCCTAGACTGGGGAGTAGATGGGTACCGAGTGCTTTCCGGGTCCGGTGACGGCTGGGTCAAGTGCTGGGACCTGCGTCAGGTGAAGAATACAGGCGGAATTGGAGCACACAAGAGCGTCGTTTCAGATGTTCGATGGTACAAGGGATCGGAGTCTGCGTCCTTTTTGCCCACTACAGAAGGACAGCCCGGGCGGATGGACGTTGACGGCGCCACGGCTCCAGTACAGCCCAGGAAATCGGGAACGTTCTTTGTTAGCAGTGGCTTTGACAAGAACGTAAATATTTTCAGCGCAGATGACTGGTCGCTTATCAAGACATTGAGCGGCCACTCTGGGAATGTGCTGAGCGCTGATATTAGCAACAACGCGCAGTGGATCGCGAGCTGTGGACATGACCGTACAGTGAAGCTTTGGGGCATTGAATAGGCTGCTATGATGTGGTATCCTGAATAAACAACATGTGGTCCCGGTATTCTAGTAAAGTAGCTAGCTCTACAGTGTCTTAATGTGTGATAAATCTATGCCGTTGGTGCCATCGTACGTAGTGCTGGGATATAAGCTTTAATAGTAGTAGTCCCTTCAACAATTAGCCGGGCTAGCTCAATCGGCAGAGCGTGAGACTCTTAATCTCAAGGTTGGGGGTTCGACCCCCCCGTTCGGCTTTCATTTTTGAGATTTTTTTTCTGACCGGGTAACGGCCCCTGCGAGCTTTGTCATTATCTCCGACCTCCGACCgccatatatatattgtgGCTACCATCGTCATAACGTCGTCTTATCGCTTCACCTACCCGTACGGACATCAATCCTGTATCAGTAATGGCGACATCTCTCCGCGCTCAGAGAGCGTTTCAACGACTCACAGTCTCGTCTACAGTGCAGTCTCAAGCACGTCCAATCCACACGACAACCCGCAAGCTATCAACGCCGACAGCCTGCTTCCTCTGTCGGCTTCGACCATCGAGACCTAACAGGAGAACAAGCGCCATTTTCCCGTCTGCATTGTTTGCGCAACGTACCTTCACAAGCACGCCTTCTACGTTAAACTCGGCATCATCGGAAACATTGCCAGTCCCCAACGCCCCAGACACAACAAATTACTACACAATCTTTCCGCAAACGCTTCCCAACGGCCCGCCCCCGTCAAGCCCCTTCACGATCGACGTCCAGGCCTTGCGCCGGGAATTTTTCTCCCTACAGAATACCCTGCATCCTGACAAATATCCACCGGGCCCAACCAAGACAGCTGCTGAGTCGCTCTCCGCCATCATAAATGAAGCGTACCGCACGCTTTCAGACCCTCTCCTTCGCGCCCAGTACCTCCTGCGCGAGTTCCATGGTATTGACGTCACGGCGGAGGATGGCTCGGGGGCTGGTGCGCAGCCGCTGGACCCCGAGCTTCTGATGGAGGTCATGGATGTGCAGGAGgcgattgaggaggttggggaagggcaagaagcagTGGAGAAAATCgcggtgatgaagaaggagaacgaTGAGCGGGTGAAGGGATGTGTGCAGGCGTTGGCAGAGGCATTTGATAAAGGGGATGTGGAGGGAGCTAGGGGAGAGTGTGTGCGCTTAAAGTTTTGGGTTAGTGTTGCAGATGGATTGAGGGAGTGGGAGCCTGGGATGGGCGGGATTCGGTTGATTCACTGATGGGATGCGGCCCTGCTCTATTCCGAGCCTCTACTTAGACCGTCGTTATGTTGAACTATATCTCAGAGCTAGAGGGTCCGAAATTAAAACTCTAGAATCAAGCGCTGTTGGCAGCTTGCGTTATATATTCTGTTATCATATATTTTACAGCAAGACTTACAGCCAGACTAGGGAAAAACCAATCGGCAACTGCCGGTTCCTAGATTTAGGCATAAACATTTCCACTAAAGGCCCTAACCTAATTAAAACCAACCTCGGAACATAGCATGTCGGATATGGGATAGTCCCGCAATAAGCAAGAACTATCAAGCATGAGCGAATGCCAGGTGCCAAGTAACGCGCAACATCTAGGCAGACCGAATGGTGTGCCCTACTAGAATCAGTCTCATCAGAGCTTAGCTATGTAAAAACAAATTGCGGACAGAGCTAAGTCGTCAGGATAAGATTCGAGACAACCGCGAACAGAGCCAAAGACATGATTTTCTGCAATACCATGTGTTTGAATATGTTTCTGATGCAGCAAAACCCCCTGCGAGACCGCCAAGCAAGGATGTATCAGATAGGTATAAGCAACCCGTACTTCGAGGCAGTCTTACGTCATTGCAGACCTGACTGTGTTCAGCGCCGTAGCTCACAATGCAGATAGTAACAATACTTACCTACATTGGACGGTTTGACCGCTACGTCGGCGGCAGTCGGACAATGGTGGCCCCGGTCAGCCATCGTTGGGTCTCCAAGGTGTAAGGGTCCAACCCAAACCATTGGGCAACAATCACCAAATAAGAAAGCTTTTGAGTCGCCCTGATAATGCCCCGTGCCAACGAATGGGCACGAACTCGCGTGTTCGCGAGCTAGCTGCTGGATTGTCCAATCACCGCTTATGATCCAGGCCATATCTAGTTTTCGCGTGGAGGGTGGTTCTGCAAGCCGCTCCGTTGGAGCGTTTGCTGTCCCTCGTTAGTGGTTTGCATTGAACGAACCTCTAGGGAAGGGTTTTTGTTTCGCCCTTTGTTTCTGCACGAGACCTACCTCATCTGGATTGTGTTGTCGGTGACCACGGCATCAAGAGTCAATCCTCTTCTGCGTCGATGCGAATTTCAAACCAGTCAAATCAGTCAAATCAAAAGTTGCGAGGAGAGGGGAGGTCACGTCGTGTGCTAGAGTGCTGGCGGTCAACCGGTCGAGCCCCGTCATGAGCGCACACGTAGCAGACCACCACGACCAATTTGGATCGGCTTCCGCGCTTGGTctcccctttttcattatcaTATGCCGTCTTCCCCAGTGAGCTGGTGGAGAGAAAGCGCCAGGACAGAAGTTGTCGAGGGGTGGAATCTGCTGATGCAAATATTAAAACAACGTAGTCGTCTCAGGTAGGCGATGGACAGGGACTTCCTGTCTGAAGTCAGCCCTCAACTCAAATATCATATCTCATCGTCAATCTAGTGAAATGGAGCCAGTGAGGGATTTCAGGAGGTGAGTGAACGAGAATAAAAAAGTAATGGGGAGACTGGTTTGGACGCACTGCAGTCCGCCTGTTTCCGTTGTATTGTATACCTTGCTTTTCTCAACGGCCCACTGACGAGCTGCAGCATCATAAATTCGGTCCCTTTCACTTTTCTGATCGGTCCAAATCATACAAAACTCACCATCCAGTCGGGCCTTGCCCGCCATGTCTCCAAGCCTCTAGATCACCTCATCAATAGTGGCAAGACGCGGGAATCCAAGCATCAGATCGCCATcttggaagacgaagatgtTGAGACCTTTGTCGCATTCTGCGAGTATGCGTACACCGGCAACTATGCCGTGCCACCGCCTGGATCTCGAGAAAACGAAATAGAGCCAGTCTCTATCAATCATGCGCTCAACGGCGCCTACCCGGACACTGGTAGCACCTCGCCGGCAGCGAGCTGGGAGAAGTCGCCTCCAAAGCCAAAAGTCCCAAGCGAGGCATGCCCGGGTAATCCTGATGACAGCAATGATAgagatggagttggtgaCGGTGACGTGGAGCCGCGCAGAGATCCCAGCCAGCAGTCAAGTTCCAAAGACAGGCACGTGTACCACTCGACAAAATCTGAGTATACAGCCCAGAACCCAGTCGCTACACCTCACGACTCTGATAATTCGCCTGCCCCGTGGGCGGAAGATCCCCCAACTCGAGGTAGAAGACGCCGCAGGGGAAAGAAAGATCAGCAAGGGGTCACTCAAGACGCGACCTCCAAGCTCACCCCGCCTTGCACGCCCCCCGGCGCCGCACAAGTCGAGCCTGATATGCCGGCTGCAGAACCTAGTGAAGAGTTCCCGGTCTTGCCCGGTGCTGAACAATCCACCTCACAGTCGCCGGAGCGTCCGGGCCGAACTCTTAGCAACGGCGCGAATGGAAGTGGATTTGGAGGCATCAGGAATCAGAGGGAGGAGAGTTTGACCAAAAGCCGAGTGCGGCCAGTCATAGATACGTCTTTCGCCAATCAGCAGTTCTCTCCTCGCCACGAGAAAGGAACAACAAACCTGTGGGAGGAGTTCACTGGCATCGATGACAGCGGTTTTCGTCCGTCCTTCAGAACAAGATCCCCAAACCCACCTGCTGGGATTACATTGCCCTATCTGATATTCCACGCTAAGTTGTACGTCTTTGCCACACGCTACCTGATCCCGGGTCTCGCCCATCTGTGTCTGCAAAAACTCCATTACGACCTTCTAAATCTGGCGTTTCCAGACCCAGACCCCGAGAATCAGTATGAGGAGCAGCTCGTTCTGACCACTACCAAGGCTCGGATGATCGTCGATCTCCTCAACTACACCTATACGAAAACCACCCGTTTAGAGCCGATAACGCCCTCGTCGGCAACCCAGCTTCGGGATAACGAGCTGCGGAGACTCGTTGTGCATTATGCTGCTTGCAAAGTGCGAGACCTTGCAGTGTATTGTCCCCCAGTGGAGCCCATTGCAGGTGCTGCGTTCTATCCAGAACAACCATCTGCTCGTGGCTTTCGGGCTCTTCTGGATACTCTTCCGGAGCTTGCTTCGGATTTGATATACCGCATGATATAGTGGCCTTTCATTGTCGCGGGCTGTGTGTACGCCACGTCGTGGATCGAAAGGAACGATGACAACAGTAGTACAATGGACTGATTTGAGAAAGTTTGCATTAGCTGacgctttttttttctgcccaCTTAGTGCCTGTTTAGCTTTTTCTTTGACCCCTTCCACATTGACAAGGATCCAGTTCTGTTAGCCCAAGTTGCATGCATCCACTCTGTTTTTGAATATCCAGTGGCCCTCTATCCCTGACTTTGTAGCTTCCTTTCTGGTATTATTGTGAGAAGCTTGTGGTAACATAAGCCCCTATGATCTTCAGACCCCATTCACCCTGCATTGAGCAGGCTCCACTCTCCGTCACGTACTGTCTACTCCGCTGAGTTGCAATGAGTGTAGCCTCTGACGGAGGGTGGGTAAGGGCCAATTGACTGCCCTATCCTGTTCGAGTGCGTAGCTGTCGGGTTTTCGATTGCTGCTTCAGATTTTTGCATGCTCATTTCGGATACTCCTGAGGCGGATAACGTCAGTATTCGCGTAGCATATGCTGCCCAGTTCCGAATCATACGTGCATACAGTCAAGCCCGAAGACAAAACTATACAGCACAAAATGATCTGTAATCCTACACGCAGAAGCCAGTGAAAGTCCACAGAGGGGTGCTTCACGCACATTTCCTCCAATCTCGAAGGGTATCCAATTTTCCGGCGCGCCTGTGACATTTTGAATAGAGTTAGTCCTGGTCGAAATGAAAATTTCCTACCAGTGCCCACGCTAATTTGTGATGTCCAACGGTCGTTGCCCGCCTTTGGATGATGTGGAGCAGTCTGCTTTAGTTTCACCTTGTGCTCGAGCCGGTGCTGGATGTGTAGATTGTTTTGTCCACAGGCGAGGTGGGAGCACCGGAAGTCCTTTGTTTACCCATGATTACCCTTGAGCGGAATTCCTTGTTTCGGTCTTTTCATATAGATGGAGCCATCAGCCTCCCCTAGCTTTGGAGTAGAGCACCATTCGAACTTGGCGATGGTTTGCTGGGCGAGCCATGACAGCCTGGATGAACtggggaaaaagcaaaggaaATTGGAACCACAGTGGATGCAGAAGGCTGAACACGTGCATGGGCTTGGTGGCTGCGGTAGGGCGTCATCAGTACTGGCGAGGTTTCACAGGAACCATGATGTATTCTTTGGGAAACCTGTTAACTCGCCCTTAGCGTGTATTCCGTAGAAAGAACACGAAATACGGGACCCTGAAAAGGATCCCTCTGCCAATTAATTGGTTGATTATACAGCCATCCTTGGCAGGCCACGAAAATAGATAAGGGCCAAAGACAGCCTCAATCATAGCCTGAGATGATGTGTCAAGTGACCTAAAGACGCAGTAGACGCAAGATAACAGACAATAGATAAATACAGGATCGCCTATTGACCAGGCGACAGCCAATTCCTCAAATTGCACGCTCTCCGCCACTGTGATTGCGAAAGAGTGGAGGAACCAAGTGCAGAGCCAAGGCTTGATTTAGGGCTTCTGAATCATGTTCGTTTTGTGCTTTACATGAGATATTCCGCTTACCAAACGGGTTCTGAGGTCTGGCTCGGGCCAAAGTCCCAAAAAGTCTATAGGTCTTATTAACGGAGCGTTATGCCGCATTGGATTGGTGAGTGGTTGTTGAGAGTTGAAACGTGCTCTGTGTTCGGTCCTCAGGGTATATCCGGAGCTCCAGTCATCCCCTATTGTTTCCGAAGGTTCTTTGCCGCCCGTCTCATTTTCGGTGGCCACTGCCCAGGCGCCAGGATCCGTGCCACAAAGCTTGGCAGTGGAGCTGCCGGTCGATGATGCGTTGTCGATCTCCGTTTTGGCCGGTTGCCGGGTGGAACTGGGAACTGAGCCGTAGTCGCCGAGACGGGAGGCCGAACAAACGGGTGCCATTGCCGCACATGTTCGAGTTCCAacgcttttcttttttttctttttttttatattttaaAAGCGGGAACAATGGGCGTTGCCGGTACCGTCACTAGGCGAGTAACAAAGTGGAAATCTCGGAAGCATTGGGATTTTCTGCCCATACAAGACAGCAACGGTGAACCGGATCACATACCTCGCCGGGAGACGACCATTTATTTGCACGTGCGGCCGTTAatgtaaaaaaaaaaaaaaaaaaaaaaaaaaaaaaaaaaaaaaaaaaaaaaaaaaaaaaaaaaaaaaaactctTAAGCTCTCACCAGGAGTCATTGTTCTAGCGGAGCACACCATGAATCTCCACGACGAGGAGCTATCTTAGACTCCCGTTGACGCCATGAGTCCAAGATTCGTGCTTTGATGAGTGATGCCCAGTGAATTGCTGCCTTAAGTTCCAAGTTTTCGACCCTTGAATCTCGATTAGCAATCGACGATGCGAAATAAGTGGCTACCCAGTGTATGCCAAGATGTTCTGCCTTCTTGAGATATCAATTATCGAGATCGCGCGGATTACAATGGCTGAAAATGAACAATGAATCTTCGAGGTCCGCAGTCTCCTAGCCACACTTGGCGGGCAGGCAGCACTTTACTAAAGATATCAGCCACATACCAGCTGTAGACATGTGCTCTGGACTCACTGAATCACTCCACCTCAAGATATCTTGGGAGAGATAGAAGTAACTTCGGGCAAAGCCCCCACTTCAGTCTCAGCACACCGGTGAGCGACGATCTGAGCCAAGAGCCTAGCGTATCAGGACAGACTGTGAAAGATAGAATCATGCAGGATATCAATGCGTGCTTGTAAAGCCTGGACAACTGATATGATCGTACAGCCGGGCGTTGAAAGTCGCAGGGTTGCATTGTGTTTTGCGAGGCAAGAGGGAGCGGAAGAGACTGGAGGCCAGTAATGATCCAGGATCGAGGCATGTGACTCACATTTCCACTcatccaacttcttcttctgcggcTTTCAGACCTTCTCTTCTATAAATTGCATCAGCCCGTGGGCCAGACGCGCAGCGTCAAAGCACCTGAGAGTCTCAGgctttcatcatcttcagtgTAAACACCGTGGGATCCAGCTCCACCTGCACTCTCTAGCTATCTATCACATTCATTTCTGTCTCACCATGACTTTGCTGCTCTACTGCCTGTGATGTGACTAGACGTACTATGTCTAAGCCACTGCCGAGTTTCTGGGCAACACGCACGGCAACAACATCTATGGTCTATCTCTTAACTTGTCGTGAAAGTCGAGACCCGAGAGACGAGGGCTGGAACTGTCTGCCTCGATGGCCCACATCTCCTTCCAATATACTCCGAGATATGGCATCACAGCTTGCTCATGGAGTATCTAACTGCAGATCACTGCTCCACTCTCTTCCCAGGCATCAGAATTAGCCACACGGTTTGCAAAACAGCATTTTCGTGCAAGAAGGTTATTGGGATTATGCCTTGTCAAGATTTTCACTGATTTGTTTACAGATATTGTTTGTCGAACTCGTTGAACTCCCAAACCGATGCCGAAACAGATACGCGGCCTGTCTCCTAGTTTTGATACTAAAAGTCTTGGGATGGAATCATGGAACACACTATCGGTGATGCGCAATCCCGATAAGACGGCAGCCCAAGGTCCAGTAACGCCGTATAAAAAAAATACGGGCATACATTGCATAAGATCAGGCACGCTGCTAGAGCCCCACTGGGCCTGGCCTAGCCCTGGTGATAGTCTTCAGTTTGATCGACGTGCTGGTCCCTTGGCGGAGATGTACCTGTACCTTGTTGGTCCGCTTTTCTACTTCGCCATTTCAAATCTGGCGTCTTTTACCCCTGTGAACTATGCTAATTGCGTACTCTCCTGTCCCTGCGCCTCCGTAGTGTCTACATTGACCTCACTGGCTTTTACTTCTTCTACCTGCCTCAGCTTCGAATCCCGACTCGCTTTTTGACATAAATCTCCTACACTCGCTACCGTTCTTTCGTTCCTGTCATTCTTTTCCATACATTCTTCTTATTTCCATAGATCTCACATCCTTTCATTAGATCTATTCCCTAAATTGCGTTCCTATTCTGAATTCATCCGTTCATGTTGCATTGTCTTTCTTTTATTCAGTCATAATGTTCGAAAACGTCCCCTTACCCCAGTCTCCTCGATCCGAGACGAGTACAATCGTCGGAGAGGAGGTCGAGATGAAAAAGGGTGTCCAAATGACTATCTGCGAGCGGTTACACCACTTTACATGGGCATGGTTCACCCTGACCATGAGCACAGGAGGCCTGgccctcctcatctctaACCAGCCCTTTCAGTTTCAGGGACTCAGAGAAATCGGATTGGCAGTGTACATCATcgacctcctcttcttcgctctctgctgcttccttATGGCCCTCCGCTTTTTCCTCCACGGCGGTTTCCTCAAATCCCTCCGACACGAAAGAgagggcttcttctttccgaCCTTCTGGCTCTCTGTCGCGACCATCATCTCAGGGTTGTACAAGTTCTTCGGCGAGGATGCAGATGAGTCCTTTCAGCTCGCCCTCGAggtcctcttctggatctaTTGCGCCTGCACCCTCACCCTTGCTGTCGTGCAATATTATTTCGTCTTCTCGTCTCACACCTACCACCTTCAAACAATGATGCCCTCCTGGATCCTTCCAATCTTCCCCGTCATGCTTTCTGGCACCATTGCCTCCGTCATCGCTGAGCAGCAGCCCGCTCGGTCCGCAATCCCCATTGTCTGCGCAGGCATTACATTCCAGGGTCTCGGCTTCTCCGTGGCCTTCATGATGTACTCGCACTACATCGGCCGCCTCATGCAAGCCGGCCTTCCACACCGCGAACACAGACCGGGCATGT carries:
- a CDS encoding tellurite-resistance/dicarboxylate transporter family protein (transcript_id=CADANIAT00008089), which gives rise to MFENVPLPQSPRSETSTIVGEEVEMKKGVQMTICERLHHFTWAWFTLTMSTGGLALLISNQPFQFQGLREIGLAVYIIDLLFFALCCFLMALRFFLHGGFLKSLRHEREGFFFPTFWLSVATIISGLYKFFGEDADESFQLALEVLFWIYCACTLTLAVVQYYFVFSSHTYHLQTMMPSWILPIFPVMLSGTIASVIAEQQPARSAIPIVCAGITFQGLGFSVAFMMYSHYIGRLMQAGLPHREHRPGMFICVGPPAFTALALVGMTAGLPEQFEILHDESSIQDARIMTLIAVSAAVFLWALSLWFFCIAVIAVIRERPTAFHLSWWAMVFPNTGFTLATITLGNWLDSTGIKGVATAMSIGIICMFLFVLVSHVRAVIRQDIMYPGKDEDVSE
- a CDS encoding uncharacterized protein (transcript_id=CADANIAT00008088) encodes the protein MAPVCSASRLGDYGSVPSSTRQPAKTEIDNASSTGSSTAKLCGTDPGAWAVATENETGGKEPSETIGDDWSSGYTLRTEHRARFNSQQPLTNPMRHNAPLIRPIDFLGLWPEPDLRTRLVT
- a CDS encoding J-type chaperone JAC1 (transcript_id=CADANIAT00008086), with protein sequence MATSLRAQRAFQRLTVSSTVQSQARPIHTTTRKLSTPTACFLCRLRPSRPNRRTSAIFPSALFAQRTFTSTPSTLNSASSETLPVPNAPDTTNYYTIFPQTLPNGPPPSSPFTIDVQALRREFFSLQNTLHPDKYPPGPTKTAAESLSAIINEAYRTLSDPLLRAQYLLREFHGIDVTAEDGSGAGAQPLDPELLMEVMDVQEAIEEVGEGQEAVEKIAVMKKENDERVKGCVQALAEAFDKGDVEGARGECVRLKFWVSVADGLREWEPGMGGIRLIH
- a CDS encoding uncharacterized protein (transcript_id=CADANIAT00008087); this translates as MEPSGLARHVSKPLDHLINSGKTRESKHQIAILEDEDVETFVAFCEYAYTGNYAVPPPGSRENEIEPVSINHALNGAYPDTGSTSPAASWEKSPPKPKVPSEACPGNPDDSNDRDGVGDGDVEPRRDPSQQSSSKDRHVYHSTKSEYTAQNPVATPHDSDNSPAPWAEDPPTRGRRRRRGKKDQQGVTQDATSKLTPPCTPPGAAQVEPDMPAAEPSEEFPVLPGAEQSTSQSPERPGRTLSNGANGSGFGGIRNQREESLTKSRVRPVIDTSFANQQFSPRHEKGTTNLWEEFTGIDDSGFRPSFRTRSPNPPAGITLPYLIFHAKLYVFATRYLIPGLAHLCLQKLHYDLLNLAFPDPDPENQYEEQLVLTTTKARMIVDLLNYTYTKTTRLEPITPSSATQLRDNELRRLVVHYAACKVRDLAVYCPPVEPIAGAAFYPEQPSARGFRALLDTLPELASDLIYRMI
- a CDS encoding putative pre-mRNA splicing factor (transcript_id=CADANIAT00008085), producing MMHPARQAYVEEAEEMDTGINLADLPVDRDYVIPSSAAGIPAEKASAIISQFERKRRAAAMAVPTDDTRVRARLRELGEPITLFGEGPADRRDRLRELLTDIAEKQEAAAAEDIEMAEAGGEEDEGEQQEEFYTEGSDELLKARKAIARFSLPRAKARVARQREESTIPLRTHIKHRKAIKEKLHNFDLYGSQIAGDRPVSICRFAPDGQTIATGNWGGGIRLLGVPNLEEKLSVKGHTDRVGGLSWFPGATLPESNVSESAVNFVSGGGEGNVCLWSLDKDQPLATLEGHSGRVCRTEFHPSGKYIASASYDTTWRLWDVETTAELQLQEGHSREVYTVAFNNDGSLLASGGLDSIGRVWDLRTGRTVMILEGHIREIFGLDWGVDGYRVLSGSGDGWVKCWDLRQVKNTGGIGAHKSVVSDVRWYKGSESASFLPTTEGQPGRMDVDGATAPVQPRKSGTFFVSSGFDKNVNIFSADDWSLIKTLSGHSGNVLSADISNNAQWIASCGHDRTVKLWGIE